The genome window ctgattcctgggatggcgggactgacgtatgaagagagattgagtcagttaggattatattcactggagttcggaagagtgagttgggatctcatagaaacctacaaaatccttacagaacttgacagggtagatgcagaaaggatgttcccgatggtgggggagtccagaaccagaggtcatagtctaaggatacagggtaaacctttcaggactgagatgaggagaaatttcttcacccagagagtggtgagcatgtgtaattcgttaccacagaaagcagttgaggccaaaacattgtatgttttcaaaaaggagttagatatagctcttgggtctaaagggatcagaggatatggggggaaagcgggaacaggttactgaattggatgatcagccatgatcagaatgaatggcggagcaggctcgaagggctgaatggcctactcctgctcctattttctgtgtttctatgtgaaTGTTCACAGGAATAGGAGATACAGagagtttaatattcacaggaacagGAGATACAGAGAGTTTAATAATCACAGGAACAGGAGATATGGAATTTAATATTCATGGTATAAATGTTTTATTCCCTATTGCTCATTGTACATTTGACCTCAGTTTCCACTTGCGGCAATGTTCCTGTGATTAAATATGGAATCTGCAAGGTACACAGCAGAAAAGCTATAGTCACTTGTCAGAAGGGATACGAACTTCTGGGAAATAACGTGATCATCTGTAACGAAAATGGTTTTTGGAGCTCTGCACCAGTGTGTATACGTAAGTACATTAATGTTCCAACTTCACATAAGCTGGTGTTTAACATTCAAATTGAATAGACAGTACTGTTAATACCTTCATAATATCAACAGTCGGGATCACAGAATGTTTCAGTACCAAACAGGCGATTCATCCCATCAAGtctgtgtcagtgtttttctccatATTAGATATGAAAACAGAAATTCCTAGGGTGCGATAGGATGAAGTTGGGGTAAGTTGCATTTGGAAGGCTAAAAGGTTGGCGTACAATCCATATCCCCCGGGTTTCCGCCCCAGTGAGAATGCATTTTGAAGTGCTGATTGGCAGTGGAGATTGGGAGGGTCACGCGGTGGGGTGTTGCAGTTGCAAGTATTATGCTTGCTCCCATTTTGTCTAAAGAGAATGCTGTTCCTTCATGTCCCTTAATTTCCCCTCTTTCAATCAGGCACCTAACTCCCTTCTGAAATAATTATTGGACTCTGCTtcaaagcattttgagacatccacTTGCCAGCCACACTCTGCATAGTTTGCTTTTAATTCATTTTGAGATTTATTTAAATTTGTACCCCCTCTTGCTAACCAATGGAAACAATCTATGTTATCTATTTTTATCATAACCCTTCCTAACTCTTTCAggttatccaatctttcttcataacttatCTATCACATATTTCACCTGCTAACTACTATAGCTGAAAACGTTCACATGTTTTGTTACTAAGTCTCCATGGCTCAAGCTATTCTGATCCCTTCACGCCAGCTGGAATGAGCCTGGTCATTGGCATCTTCCTTGTGTTACATCCAAATGCTACAAACATCCATTTGCTCGTCATTTAAAGGAGAAGTCTGCCAAAATCATCAAGAGACattaatacaaaagtaaaatattgtggatgctggaaatctgagagaaaaacagaaaatgctggaaatactcagcaggtcagacaacatctgtggagagagaaaccaagctAACGTTTCAAGTTAACCTttcatcagatgctgcctgacctgagtatttccagcattttctgtttttgcatcGAGAGATTGTAGTGCTTGTGACAGACTGGCCCATCTGTGGCACCTCACCCATCTTGAGGAGCTCACCGCTCAAATTATTTTAAGTGGAGACCTTAGAGGGACTTGGCAAGGGAAAGCTTGTTTGATAGACCAACAAAGTAAGTCTGTCTGTGCAATTCTTCCACTTTCTATCTCTTAGAGCTCATTCAGTGCCCATCAGCTGCCATTTCCTGCAAACCACATGCTAACACATGTTCCCTTTCAGGATGATGTATCATGTGATGTGAGAAACACCCACAAAGCACTCTTCAGTAATCATAAAGCAGCACAAAAAAAATTCCAATTCAGTGGACAGAAACAGATGGAAACTTGGAGAAGCACCCAGCACTACTGAGGACGAGCAAGTGAAGTTGGTACCAGATGGAAGACAGCATGTGGAAGGCAGGGCTAGGGACAAAAGTGCTGCTTCTGCATAATCAATGGAATTGTACATTTCAGGGGGCTGTATACTGAGACAAAAGTATTAATTACAGGAAGATCTTCATACAGTTCTTTGAGAATCTGCACAAAATAGCAGAAGATAGAGCATTGCAATTCCAGTATGTGGGTAGGTATGTGAGAGCATTTTGGAACTTGCAGAGCATCAATGGAGCAAGTGGAAACTGGAGGAGAATCCAGAGAATAGAGTACCCAAATACAGAGGAAGCTTGGCTGATCAACACTATAGCTGACCTTTCTCTTTGGATGCTAATGCACTACACCTGTGGAGAGCAAGCTGTATGCATTTTACTCCTCTAGCTACCTAATTCATCTCATTTGCTGACTTAATACGTTAAATATTATTCATTGGTCTTGAAggaatttgggatgtcctgacaatATGAAACATGCTGGCTCTTCCTTTCTTGGTTTTCCACCCTCAACCTCACTTAAGTTTCTGATGGATTTGCTGCAGGCAAGGGCAGAAAGCTGCCACCTGAGGCACCTCCCCACTTTCCTTGCATTTTCCAGAGGCAGGCCTAATTGGCACAGATTATATTATGGATGTGTATAATTTGGTGCTGATGAGCAAAACAAAGCTTCCATCATGTTTCCCACATTTACCCAAGTTTTATTACTGATGCTGTGGCCACCTATTAGTGTTAAGCATTCTATGACCATTGAAAGAGAGCTAAGGCCATCAGAAGACCAATTGGAACAGCCTGCACAGGACTAACCAGAAAAGTAAACCATTTTCAGGCCCAATTTTTTTTCACCAGACGTCATAGTAGCCACCTCTTCCTGATGCTGTGGCAGGTCCCTGGGCAAGTTTTTGCTTCAGTCTGGTGCAGAGAGCTGGTGGGGCTGCACCCGATGTCTAAAGTATCCATGCTGGACATGCAATAGAGATGAGAAGACATCTCTAGGATGAACAGAAGCCTGGGCTTGTACCAGTTGAGATATTAAAAATGCTACTTTTTGGACTCTAAGACGCATTATTATATTCCTGATAAGTCTCCATCATACAACTCCTGGTTAGCTTTTCTTGTGCTCAGACTAGACTGCAGAGAAATCTACCCTGACTCACCTGTCAGAGACCTGTATGTATTCCCAATAAATATCTGATAACTTGACTTAAAACCAaagtataattttttaaaaattgtatagCACCTCTGTTAAAATATCATCTTAAGTAATTTCACGCACAATATGTCACTGCACAATTACTTGTCAGTAATTATCTGTTTTTCCTTCTAAGAATCTGAATTTTACACTTCAATTTTATGAAAGAAAATAGAGTGCTTTATCAAATGATAACTGTCAGGGTTTGTAACTAAACACCGTGATTTTTTTTTTAGCAAGACCAAGATTCTATATAGGACCAAAGGGTGAAACAGGTGATCCGGGAATTATGGGACCGAAAGGTGAACCAGGTGATGCTGGACAGCTTGGACCAATGGGGCTTTCAGGCCAACCTGGAAGAAAGGGCCCGAGGGGTCCTCGAGGTCCCCGTGGGgctataggaataagaggatcacAAGGTTTCCAGGGAACACAAGGAACAGCAGGTGCAAATGGCATGAATGGACGCAATGGGGAAAGAGGAGCTGATGGTGACCCTGGAGCACCTGGAGCACCTGGTCCTCAAGGTGGCCAAGGAGAACAAGGATTCAGAGGACAACCAGGTGACCCAGGACCAATAGGCGCTCCAGGAAACTTCATTCTGTGGAGAAGGTCTGCCTTTTGTGTCAAACTAGGCGGTGGCAGAGTAATCTCTGGGCAACCAATTGCCTTCCAAGAAGTACTATATAATGAAGATGGTGATTATAATATGGCCTTAAGAACATTTGTTTGCCGTATTAATGGTGTGTATGCCTTTCACGCTTACTTTGAAGTGAATACAAGAAGTGCACTTATTTCATTGATTGTAAATGGTCAGGTAATTTATCGCAATTACCAAACATATTCTTCATTTGCTGAATTGTCAACTGTGGGTACAATTGTGAAATTGAATGTAGGTGATAAAGTTTGGGTACAAACTGAAGATTCCGAAAATGGTGTTTGTCGTAACTCTTATTTCATGGGGTATTTAATTTATGAATGTAAATAGAAAAACATTATTTGCAGACATAAGTTCATATTTCATGTGTATCTAATTCTAATATTGATCTTAGCTATCGTATCTCTTCATCATTCCACTGCCCCACAACTATTATGTTTTCACAGAACATCCATTAAATAATCTccgaaaaaaaaatcaaaatgtgcTTAATTTAGTTTTATAGATGCAAAAGTCTGGAACAAATCTTATTTTATTTGTGGACTTAATGATCATTTTGTACTTGTTTGCATGTAAAGAAAACCTAAATATGCTTCATGAGAGCCAGTTGCAGGGCTGAGAGGATAAATTCCATGTTTATCTTCCATTGGCTCTAGTGATGGATCAGGCCCAGACTGTGTGAAAGATCACCCCTCAAATCCCAGGTTCACACCAGCAATTTGATCTACAGACCACAAGTGAGGCTAGGTGGTGCATTAAGACAGGCCAGACACCAAAATAACCTCTTAATAAAACAAGATCACATTGGGATATTTTCAAATCTTCATCATTGAATTATTTTATTCAGGAGATCCTAATTTCAATGGATGCAATTGGAAAAGCAATAAACAAGTTTTATTGCGCCTTTAAGCAGTTTAGACAACTCTCTGTGATAATTTGTACAAATTTAGATATGTCCCATCATGAAATGTGATTATGAGGAATATCAGCAGCAGATCATTTGAGATGAACTGAGACCTTAATATCAATGATGGTCAATCATTGTAACTGCCATAATCAGACATTCTGTATCCACAGGACATCCAGTGTCAATCATGAACATTGTGAGCAAGTAATGAATCTTGAGAGGTTTAACACACCAGCATCTGTTTAACAATCGAAAGTTAAAGGCTCTTATTTAAGTTCATTACTCTCATGGGGCTATGGATTTGCACATTTTAATGTCTTTTCCGCTGTGACCTGTCATCGTACCACAGCAGCAGCTCTGATAGAGGTTGCTTTAAACTAAGTGACACTTCTCAGCTATTGAGAACTCTCCTTTGTGCCCACCCATAATCCATAAGCCCTTTTTTTTATGGATGTACAAAGTCTACTGTTGCAGCATGACAAATACCACACCGACATGTTAACAGAATTTGCAATCTAGATCAATGGTTGCAGGTAGCTGTGGGCCTGCCCTTCATTGCCTGGGCCCCCAGTATCTGCAGCTTACTGCTCAGTGTTACTGGTAAATTGTAGAAAAGCTAGAATACGAAGGAAAGGTTCTCCTCTTTGTATTCATTTCATGTCTGGGTTTGTTTCACTTAGAACATCTCACTTGACCTGTCACTCACAATTTTGATTGGGGCCCAGATTTAATGTGGGTATAATGGGACTGATCAATAATTGCTAAATTACAAAATGTGTCTGTAATTTACTCTCAATGTTATGAATGACCTATTGTAACATCATGGCTGGATCAGCAGCATAATAAAAACACAGTAGATTAGTCGGACTGAAATCAGATTTCCTTCAATGTTCTTTCTGAATGTTCTCCTCTGTGATATTGTGATTCTATTGATATTTTCAGTGATATGCAATAAAGTAAATCCTACTTTCACATGCAAGGTGGCTTCAAATGGATTTTACACATTTTGTATTGTTGCAAGTTTTGTATCTTGCCTTCGATATTCTCTTCGATACAGCAGTGCGAGTCACTTCCATTAGTAGCCTCACATTTAGTGGTGTGCTCCAACTGCCCAACAACCGAGGAGTAACGATACCATCCCCTTGTAACGGGAACTGGATTTTCATGTATTTTACACGTGTACTTCTTTAATCTTTTCAAAGAAGGGACCAAGAAACATTTGGTGAGGTGGGGCCCGATATAGATCATTGAGTTGCTTCATTTCACAGCAAGTGACCATGCAGAGTAAGAGTTGTGATCAGATTCATTTAACACAATCAGTGGAAGTTGTCTTTATGTTCTAATACCAACAGTGAACACACTAATCTTGCCCACAAAACTAACATGACTTACTTGGCTATGGGTGCTTTGCACAGGAATAATGAGTGCACATAATTTGCCTCTATTTTGTTCCAGAATAGCGCTGCCACTGAATTACCTAAATAGCTGTGCCTGAAGAAGATTCCTGCAAGTGAATGCCTCAAATCTATGCATTCAGACTTTTCTGCTCCAGCACCTGGTGTAGTTCAGAAAAAAATCCCTGGCCTCCAGAGCTACAAGTTTAGGTGTTGTCAATCTTAAGAGGACAAACTGCCCTTGACAAGGAAGGTCTATTGTTGGGGTTCTGAATAGGAAAATGCATTTTAGTTTCAGAAATTGTTGCAGATGTCTGTAACTCTCTCCAGCTATGGCATGCTTGGTATAGCTGTTCCCTCTTTTTATGAGATAGTGTATTTAGACACAGATGAAGAGCATCAATTTTAAGCCTCTTTGACAACTGATGAAGGTAGGTGCACGGCCCTCTCCAGAGCCTCCATCAACTGCTTCATTAGCAGGAATCCTCCTTCTATATTTCCATACAATAACTCCATCCCATAATTCATACTACAGAATCCTCCCAGTCAAGCTGTCGCTCTCGTCCAATTCCCAAATTTTCAGTTGACACATCCACACTTGTTTTCTCTGTCCCTGTAGGTACAAAGACACAAATATAATAGTGATCAAGTTCCAACTTTGATTTATTAAAATATGGTGCGTGTGTGCACCTGCTCTTTATCACCATGGTACTTCCCTCAAACCAATTTTTTCCATATTAATGTTCAAGGTTCATTGCTTCCTATCCTCCTCCTTGTGTAAGGGAGCTAAGCTGTGATTCCAGAACATGGTGCTGGGAAATAGATGATCCTTAATCTCCTTAAGCATGCCAATGGTTCCAGTACAGGCTGTGACTTCTGTGCACATGCTGTGACATCCCAGGCCATCCTGCTTCTGGCTCTTGGACCCCATCCATGTTATTTCTGGGCTTCTCTAACCACCATTTGTTGGAAACTTCAGGGCAACTCCACTAATGACTCCAACAACCTAGCATGCTCAGAAATTATCTTCCTTATTTTTGAGGGAAATTTCAACAGGCAAACTATACAAGTGCTCATTTTTGCTTTGGGGGAAAGAGGGACCGACTGAAAGAAACAGATAGAGGATGAAAGAGACAAACTagcagagagaaagtcagagagggaaaggaagggacagagtgagacagaaTCGAATCAAAACTTTATATTTTCTAATGTACTGTAAGTGGATATAACACTTGAGGTTTTTATGTTGAGAATTCATAAACAATAATCGTTCATATAACAGATTTCTGGAATTAGTTTTCTAACTGCAGTGGATAAGGAAGACATTTTTTTCAGGTATCAATCAGAAAATACCTGCCTCATTATCACTTGGGATAACTCTTACAAAcatctttccaaatcatttcatttGAGATATCCACATCTTCCCTTGGTACAGTGTGACCTCTTACTTGTCTAATATAAATGCAAGGAATATTATTGAAGTAGTGAACAAATCCCAAAATAACACAAATGTACATCTGCAGAAAACACCACAAGGCAGCATGCAGCATTCTTATTATGTCCCTACTGCAGTCATAGCAGCTTTCCAACTTTACTCCCTACAGTCAATTCTGCACTCCCTTTCCCCCAGTGGAGATTGGTTTTTGTAGCGAGCACATCTCAAGAAATTGTCATCGCCCTGCTGGTGACTTTGCATTCATTCATTTTAATAGGTAGAAAATCACAGCTGTGCACCCCAATTTCCATGATACATTCACTGCGAGTCCTTCTCCCTGCTGAGTGGATAAATTTCCCATCAGCCCATTTATTAATATCAGAAAATAAGAAAGTGTGGCATTTGGAAAAGGTCATTCACCCCAGTCCATTACAGCCCTTGCAAAATTTGTTTGGCCATGAACTCCATCTCACTCCACTCTACGTTTTGATGAAGGCAACAAGCCagaagcaaaaactccagcaagaaaTATTGAAATTTACTTGTATCCCAAGAGTAATTAATGGTACATTTGTGAAATGTTTCATTACTGTAGATGTGCTGGGAAGGTGGCAAGGCCAGGATATTAAAAGAACACAAAACGTAGCTGACTCAAATGTTTGTCACCAGTGCATAGAGGACTCCTATGATAATATCACACAGTATCATCATGACAGTTTCATCATCATTGACTGGTTAGCTTCCATTTCTGATAAATCAGGTTTTACAAAATAACTTTCAGAGGAAACGCTTAAGAGAACATCTGGtagagtgttcaaaattatgaagggttttgataagtcaGGAAAAACTATTCCTACTAGTATTGAAGTAaatgtagagaagttatgctaaacttgttggaccacaattggaatattgtgtatAATTCTGTTTGCCACATtattatagaggcactggagaggattaaaaaaagatttgcaaggatgataccagaactgcgagGCTATACCTATCAGGAAAAGATGAACAGGCTCAGTctctttttctcttgaaaagagaaggctgaggctcGAGTGCAGCATAACTGCTGGTATAGactaattgggctgaatggcctgtttctgagcaatATATTCTATGTAACTCAATGTAGTCAAAGTGTTGGTCAGCAGAGAGCATAAATTTAAGATTATCACAAGAAAAGGGAAGTGAGAGATTAcgaaagttttttttacacagcaggttgtTAAGTACAGTATAGCCAACTAGTGGTGGAAACAGAACCCATGACGGCTTTTAAAATGGAACTGCAAAAGCATTTGTAAAACAAAAACGAATAGCACTTGGGAAGGGGCGCAGAAATGGGATGAAggaaatagctctttcaaagaggcgacACAAGTGGgatgggatgaatagcctcctcctgtactgCACCGATTCAGTGGTAAAGATAGAAACAATTTTTACCATTCCAGCACTTCATGTGTAACAGGTTTAAGGGTGAGGTGGGCTGGAAAGATGGAGGAGTTGCTTCAGATAAAAGTGACATGGCAGTGTTCTGGGAAGTGAGCATTCACATGCTTGCTAGTATATATTGCTGGTCATAAACAAGctgcatattgagagaatggtgtcCTCTGCTGTTCACATTTATATAGTCAGTAAGACGTTCTTGTATTTATACTCGACAAATGAATCtcctggcctcctcctgatgtcaccagcattacagatgccagacttcagccaattcgattcactccgcgtgatatcaagaaacgactgaaggtactggatactgcaaaggctatgggccctgacaatatttcggcaatagtactgaagacctgtgttccagaacttgccgcgcccctagccaaactgttccagtacagctacaacactagcatctacccggcaatgtgcaaaattgcccaggtatgtcctgtacacaaaaagcaggacaagtccaacctggccagttaccaccccaaaagcctactctcaatcatcagtgaagtgatggaaggtgtcatcaacagtgccatcaagcggcacttgcttagcaataacctgctcagtgacgctcagtttgggttccgccagggccactcagctcctgacctcattacagccttggttcaaacatggacaaaagagctgaactcaagaggtgaggtgagagtgactgcccttgacatcaaggcagcatttgacagagtatggcatcaaggagccctggcaaaactgaggtcaacgggaatcagggggaaaaccctccgctggctggagtcatacctagcgcaaaggaagatggttgtggttgttggaggtcaatcatctgagctccaggacatcactgcaggagttcctcaggtagtgtcctaggcccaaccatcttcagctgcttcatcaatgaccttccttcaatcataaggtcagaagtggggatgttcgctgatgattgcacaatgttcaacaccattcgtgactcctcagatactgaagcagtccgttagaaatgcagcaagacctggacaatatccaggcttgggctgatgagtggcaagtaacattcgcgccacacaagtgccaggcaatgaccatctccaacaagagagaatctaaccatctcccttgacattcaaaggcattaccatcgctgaatccctcactatcaacatcctcggggctaccattgaccagaaactgaactggagtagccatataaatgccatggctataagagcaggtcagaggctaggagtcctgaggcgagaaactcacctcctgactccccaaagcctgcccaccatctacgaggcacatgtcaagaatgtgatggaaaactctccacttgcctggatgggtgcagctccaacaacactcaagaagctcgacaccatccaggacaaagcagcccgcttgattggtaccccatctacaaacattcactccctccaccaccgacgcacagtggcagcagtgtgtaccatctgcaagatgcactgcagcaatgcaccaaggctccttagacagcaccttccaaacccgcaacctctaccaactagaaggacaagggcagcaaatacatgggaacaccaccacctgcaagttccccttcaagtcacacaccatcctgccttggaactatatcgctgttccttcactgttgctggatcaaaatcctggaactcccttcctaacagcactgtgggtatacctaccccaaatggactgcagtggttcaagaaggcagctcatcaccaccttctcaagggcaattagggatgggcaataaatgctggcctggcctgtgacgcccaattcccatgaatgaataaaaacaaagtaAGACTGTAGTCAGTAAGATGAAGTGAACATGTATGATCACTTTCATGTACACCATGACTCCTTCAACAATCCCACACCAGAATATACAGCCAGAGGTGCTCTGACTGAGGAGCAGAGTCTACAAAGGCTTTTTGGAAAAAGGATGTTATTATTGATTTGTGCGAGATGCTGCAAATGGACGCGTGACCCAACGTCACCAGACAGCAGCCTAATAGTGGCTCTGAAAGGTTACACTGCCTTTAACTCATACGCCACAGAGTCATTCCATATTTTCACTGAAGACATCTGTAACTTAACCCAAACAGCTGTGAATAGATGCATTAGCAAATCATGGGTGTATTGTTCTCTTGAATTTGCAATTTCATCAGCTTCCTCACACATTTCCAACAAGACCGACCAATGAAACTTTACTGAGTGGAAGAATTCCCCAAGTTCCAAGGAGCCATAGCCTACAACAATATGGAAGTTCAAGCTCCGTTCATCAGCACCTTTTGCACATCAACAGCAAAGGATACCATTCTCTCAAAGTGCAGCTTATTTGCAATAAGCAGCATACCATCAAGCAAGTGATGCTCACTTTCTGGAAGCCTCCATGATGCCTTTTATGTGAAGGAATACCACTGTCCCTCCAATCTTTACCACAGGAAGGAAGATAGTGGATCATCAGACACTGAGACCATATTGAAGATGCATCTCTGGTGGCTGGATTGATATGGGAGGATCCTACCAAATAGTTTGATTCTCAAGGATAGTGATGTTGTGCTGCATGCCACAAAATTATGCCTTACAAAGAAATCATATCTTGGAGGCCCTGGCAGAGGAAGCATCACATGAGGATTATGGGCATGAGCAAGAAGAGCAGAGGAGAAGGCTAAAAGGAAAGTAAAGAGATAAAGAAGCCCCTGCAAGAGACATCCGCTGTACtctaggtctgatgaaaggtcatggacctgaaatgttaactctgtttctctctccacagcaataacctgctcactgactctcagtttgggttctgccagggccgctcagctcctgaccacattacaaccttggtccaaacatggacaaaagagctgaactcaaaaggtgaggtgagagtgactgcccttgacatcaaggcagtatttgactaagtatggcatcaaggagcccaaacaaaactagagtcaatgggtatcgaaaaactctccactggttggagtcatacctatcacaaaggaagatggttgtggttgttggaggtcaatcatcagtcccaggacatcactgcaggagttcctcagggtagtgtcctaggcccaactatcttcagctgcttcatcaatgactttcccttcatcccaagatcagaagtagggatactaaatgcaaaatactgcagatgcaggaaatctgaaacaaaacaaaacgtgctggaaatacacagcgggtcttgcagcatctgtgcagagagaagcaaagttaacttttcaggtcagttccccctccctatcgcttctgaaaaccctgtaaccaggaatgttgagctgccattcttgaacCATGTTTCTGCATGACATCATACTGTCACGTGTCTATCTGTAGCCTCAGCTcaactgctttatttgctatactccttgcattgaaatagatacccttgagcactgccaaacttatttttattttctaacctttgtttcctctgtctttcagactcatccattaattttctgccttccattttcatttctgattttgtccctacTAAGTCTACCTtcaagtccccatccccctgccaaactagtttaaaccctccctaacagcactagcaaaacttcccgcaaggaactcagtcccggctctgttcaagtgtaacctgtccggcctgtacaggtcccatctcccccagagccggttccaatgtcccaggaatctaaagccctccctcctgcaccatctttccagccacgcattcatctgtcttatccttctagttcca of Heterodontus francisci isolate sHetFra1 chromosome 30, sHetFra1.hap1, whole genome shotgun sequence contains these proteins:
- the LOC137346639 gene encoding complement C1q tumor necrosis factor-related protein 2-like, with protein sequence MWFLCLAGLFLPQTYGVLTEAAVVLADIAVQNPIGLVEKDYLYGDNSDIQNAEDLDVEVDGLQKRVQFSTCGNVPVIKYGICKVHSRKAIVTCQKGYELLGNNVIICNENGFWSSAPVCIPRPRFYIGPKGETGDPGIMGPKGEPGDAGQLGPMGLSGQPGRKGPRGPRGPRGAIGIRGSQGFQGTQGTAGANGMNGRNGERGADGDPGAPGAPGPQGGQGEQGFRGQPGDPGPIGAPGNFILWRRSAFCVKLGGGRVISGQPIAFQEVLYNEDGDYNMALRTFVCRINGVYAFHAYFEVNTRSALISLIVNGQVIYRNYQTYSSFAELSTVGTIVKLNVGDKVWVQTEDSENGVCRNSYFMGYLIYECK